The window GGGGATCCGCGGCCGGGTCCCGGAGCCGTGGCAGCCGGCGCAGCACCATGTTGACCTTCAGCTGGGCGCCCTCCGGGGCGGGCCCGGGGTCCTCGCCCAGCAGCCGGGCCAGGACGGCCGGGGCGGCGTTCGCCAGGACCCGGCGGCCCACCGCGGTGGCCTCGCCGCCCCGGTGGCGGTAGGACACCTCGGCCTCTCCGGTGCCGTCGGTGGCGACGGCGGTGACCTCGCAGCCGGTCCGGATCTCCGCGCCGGCCGCCAGCGCCGCCTCGGCCAGCGCGCCCGTCACCGCGCCCATCCCGCCGACCGGGACGTCCCAGTCGCCCGTCCCGTTGCCGATCACGTGGTACAGGAAGCAGCGGTTCTGCAGCAGCGAGGGGTCGTGGGCGTGGGTGAAGGTGCCGATCAGCGCGTCCGTCAGCACCACGCCGCGGACCAGGTCGTCGGTGAAGGTCCGCTCGATCGTCTCGCCCAGCGGGCGTTCGAAGAACGACTCCCAGAGGGCGTCGTCCGCGACCCGCCGGCGCAGCCCGGCCCGGGCGGGCAGCGGCTCGGTGAGCGTCGGGAACACCCGCTCGGCGAGCTTCCCGGTCGCCGCGTAGAAGCTCTGCCAGGCCTCCCACTCGCGCGGGTCACCGGTCAGCGCCCGGAAGGACGCCGCGGTCCGGGCGGGGTCGGCGGCGTCCACCAGCAGACCGGTCGGCCGGCCGTCCCGGACGGTGGGCGTGTAGGAGGAGATCCGGCGCCGCCGCAGGTCCAGCCGGAGCCCGAGGTCCCGGACGACCCGGCGCGGCAGCAGGCTCACCAGGTACGAGTAGCGCGACAGCCGGGCGTCCACGCCCGCGAACGCCCGGGCCGACACAGCCGCCCCGCCGACCTGCGCCAGCCGTTCGAGCACCAGCACCCGGAGGCCGGCCCGGGCCAGATAGGCCGCCGCCACCAGGGCGTTGTGGCCGCCGCCAACGATCACGACGTCGTGCCGGGAGAGCGGGTCCGCGTTCACGCGGTCACGCTACGCCTCGGCGGGCGGGTGGGGAACAGGCCGCGCGTCAGGTGGCCGGTATCCGTCGCGGGCGGTGGGCCGCCCTACCCCATCGGGGCTCTCGGGGTGTGCCGGACGGCGCTGTTCGCCCCCGGGACCGGGGGTGCCGGGCGGGCGCGCCGCCGGCGCAGCCAGATGTACAGCAGCAGGCACGGCAGCAGCAGGCCGCCGACGTTGAGCGCGACGAACGCGGTGAGGCTGCCGATGTGGTCGACCAGCCAGCCGAAGTTCTGGCCGAAGAAGCCGACCACGAAGGACAGCGGGAGGAAGACGGTCGCGACGATGGTGAGCCGCTCCATGGTGGCGGTCTGCCGGAGGTTGATCCGGTTCTGCTCGACGGAGATCACCGCGATGTTCGCCTCCAGGACGGTGGCCAGCAGGTCGCGCTGGGCGGCGACCTCCTCGTTGACCAGCAGCAGGTGGTCGTGCACGTCCCGGAAGTACGGCAGCAGTTCGGGCGCCGACCGGCCGGGCTGGAGCCGCCGGGCGAGCACGGCGAGCAGGGGGTGGACGACCCGGTAGAAGTCGGTGGCCTCGCGGCGCAGGAAGTAGATCCGTTCGGTCGGGGCGACCGTGCCCGAGAACACCGTGGCCTCGATCTCCTCGATGTCGCGTTCGAGTTCGGTGACGACGGGCGCGTAGCTGTCGACCACCTGGTCGAGGATCGCCCACAGGGTCGAGGCGCTGCCGGTCCGCAGCAGTTCGGGGCTGCGTTCGAGCCGGTTGCGGGCGCCGGCCAGCTCGCTGGCGATGCCCTGGCGGACGGTGATCACGAAGTGCTCGGCGAGGAAGACGCTGATCTCGCCGGAGTCGACCTCCTCGCGGTCGTCGTCGTAGCGCGCGGTGCGCAGGATGATCAGCTCGGTGCCGTCCTCGTAGCGCTCGGCCTTGGGCCGCAGGTGGTGGGCCTGGGCGTCCTCGACGGCGAGTTCGTGCAGTCCGAAGCCCTCGCGCACGGTGGCCAGCTCCTCGGGGGCCGGTTCGAACAGGCCCAGCCAGACGAACCCGCCCTGCGCGCAGCGCGCGGCCGCCTCCTCCAGCGGCATGGGGCCCTCGTGCTGGCGGCGTCCGTCGCGGTAGTGCGCGCAGTCGACGATCATGGCCTTCCTCCTCGTGCCCGGCCGACCGCGCCGAGTGCCGCCGCACCGGCGGGCGCGGCCGCCGCGGTCGCCCCCGCACTCGATGCTCCTCCGATTCGGCCGGACGTGCCGCACCGGCGGGGCCCGGGTACCCCGGTACCCCGCTGCTCCGGCGGACCGGCCGGTCCGCCGCTCGCCGGGGGCTCGGCCGCTCAGCCGGTCGACGGGAGCGGGTCGCCGAGGTAGCGGCGGCCGGCTATCTGCTCGAAGATCAGGTTGGTCCGGGTCTGCGCCACCGCCGGGTGGGTGGTGAGGTGGTCCACCACGAAGTCGCGCAGGCCCTCGGGCCCGGCGACGCCGACGTGCAGCAGGTAGTCGTCGGACCCCGCCATGTGGAACACCGCCAGGACGCCGGGCAGGTCGGGGGCGGTGCCGCGGAAGCTCTCGTTCTGCTCCCGGGTGTGGGCGCGCAGCCGGACGGAGATCATCGCCTGCAGCGGCAGGCCGATCGCGGCGGGGTCGACGTCGGCCCGGAAGCCCCGGATGATCCCGCGCTCCTGGAGGGCGCGGACCCTGGCCAGACAGGTGGAGGGGGCGATGCCCACCGCCTCGGCGAGCGCGTTGTTGGGCAGCCGGGCGTGCTCGGAGAGGACGCGCAGGATGGCCCGGTCCACGTCGTCGACGGGCGCTCTGCGGGGCGGTGGAATGTTCGGCATGCCGGGCAGGATTCCAGCTGTTTCCGCCGATCCGCAAGATCTCGGGCCGTGCCACCGAATCTTGTGCGGAGGAACTTCCCCCGGGCGCCGGGAAGTTCCATCCTGACCGCGAGCGTCGAACGCCCCTGCGGCGTTCCCCGCCGGTGGACGGCCCGCGGCGACCCCGTGCGGCCCCCACCGCGACCCCCACGTCGCCCCCCACACCAACACCCTGGAGTGCCGCGCCCATGAGCCCGACCGCCACCTTCGCCGCCGCGACCGCCGTCGACCCGGGGGCGGAGCTGGACGGCCGCGACTTCGTGCTCCCCACCGGCGGGCTGGACGACGACCGGCGCCTGCGCGCCCTGGACACCGTGGACGAGTACCTGACCCGCAAGCGCCGGCACCTGGTGGGCTACCAGGCCACCCAGGACATGCAGGGCTGCGCACTGGACCTGGCCCGGTTCATGCCGAACAACATCAACAACCTCGGCGACCCGTTCCAGAGCGGCGGCTACAAGCCGAACACCAAGGTGGTCGAGCGCGCGGTGCTCGACTACTACGCGGCCCTGTGGAACGCCGAGCGGCCGCACGACCCCGCCGACCCCGAGTCCTACTGGGGCTACATGCTCTCGATGGGCTCGACCGAGGGCAACATGTACGCGCTCTGGAACGCCCGGGACTACCTGAGCGGCAAGGCGCTGATCCAGCCGCCGACGGCCCCGTTCGACGCCCTTCGGTACGTGCAGGCCGCGCCCGACCGGGACAACCCGAACGCGCACCGGCCGGTGGCCTTCTACTCCGAGGACACCCACTACTCCTTCGCCAAGGCGGTGCGGGTGCTGGGTGTCGAGACCTTCCACGCCGTGGGCCTGGAGAAGTACGCGGACCGGTGCCCGCTGGTCGACCCCGCCACGGGGCGCCGCGAGTGGCCCACCGAGGTGCCCTCCCGCCCCGGCCCCTCGGGCCTCTCCTGGGACGGCCCGGGCGAGATCGACGTCGACGCCCTCGCGGTGCTGGTCGAGTTCTTCGCCGCGAACGGGCACCCGGTCTTCGTGAACCTCAACCTCGGCAGCACCTTCAAGGGCGCCCACGACGACGTCCGGCAGGTCTGCGAGCGGCTGCTGCCGATCTTCGAGCGGTACGGCCTGGTCGAGCGCCAGGTGGTCTACGGCACGGACCCGCGGACCGGGGAGCCGCTGGTCGACCTGCGCCGGGGCTTCTGGATCCACGTGGACGGCGCGCTCGGCGCCGGCTACGCGCCATTCCTGCGGCTGGCCAACCAGGACCCGGCGTACGGCTGGACCCCCGACGTCGAGCTGCCCGAGTACGACTTCGGCCTGAGGCTGCCCACCCGGGAGCACGGCGAGCTGGACATGGTCTCCTCGATCGCGATGAGCGGCCACAAGTGGCCCGGCGCGCCCTGGCCCTGCGGCATCTACATGACGAAGGTCAAGTACCAGATCTCGCCGCCGTCCCAGCCGGAGTACATCGGCGCGCCGGACACCACCTTCGCGGGCTCCCGCAACGGCTTCTCCCCGCTGGTCATCTGGGACCACCTGTCCCGGCACTCCTACCAGGACCAGGTGGACCGGATACGCCGGGCCCAGGAGCTGGCCGGGTACCTGGAGCGGCGGCTGCGGGGGATCGAGCGGGAGACGGGCGTCGAACTCTGGCCGGCCCGCACCCCGGGCGCGGTCACCGTGCGGTTCCGCAAGCCGAGCCCCGAGCTGGTGGCGAAGTGGTCGCTGTCCTCCCAGGACGTGCTGATGGTCCCGGGCGACGAGACCACCCGCCGCAGCTACGTGCACGTCTTCGTGATGCCCTCGGTCGACCGGGCGAAGCTGGACGCCCTGCTGGCCGACCTCGCCCGGGACCCGGTCGTGCTCGGGTCGGCCGGGTGACGCGGGGGGCCGCCGGGCCCGGCCCCGCGGCTCAGGCGGACCGGGTGAGGCGGATCGAGTGGGGGTGGCGGCGCCGGCCCGGTGGGAGGGCCCACGGCTGCGCCGGTGTCCGGAATCGCACCGGATCATCACCCCGACTGTAGTTTCAGTCAGGTTCGGGTCGGAAGGCATCCACCGGGCGGACCTCCCGATAGGATGATCCCCCGTGGCTGACCGTCGAAGCTTGATCATGGAAGCGGCCGCGCGGGTCATCGCCCGGCGCGGTGTCCGCGGGCTGCGGGTGGAGGAGCTGGCGTCCGAAGCCGGCGTCTCCACCGCGCTGATCTACTACCACTTCAAGGACCGCGCGGGGATCCTCCGGGCGACGTTGGAGTTCATCAACGGCCGGGCCGGTCGCTACACGACCGAGCGCGCTCCGGACGCCCCGCCGCTGGACGCCCGGGGCGAGCTGGAGCAGACCCTGCTGCTGGAGCTCCAGGACACTCCCGAGGTGCGGGAGAACAGCACGGCCTGGGGCGAGCTGCGGGCGAGCGCGGTGTTCGACCCGGACCTGCGGGAGGACCTGGCCCGCGCGACGCTGGTGTGGGTGCAGGAGGTCGCCGACCTGCTGGGCAAGGTGCGGCCGATGAACGGGGCCGCCGCGCTGGCGAGTTCCGCCGAGCGGCTGACCGCGCTCGTGGAGGGGCTCAGCGTCCGGTGGCTCAGCGGCAGCCTGCCGGGGGAGCACGCGCGTGAGCTGATGGCCGGTGCGATCGACATCGAGCTGGAGCGGCTGCGCCGCTAGGCGCCGGGGTCCGGACCGGACCGGTCCGGACCTGTTCGTGCCCGGGGAAGCGGGCCCGACTCGGCGGGTCACACCCGTGTCCGCGGCCTTGATCGAACTTTCAGTCAGACTGAGAGCGGGGCTGTGGCGCCGGGTACGACGGCCCGACCGCCCACGGCAGGGCCACCGGTCACCCGTTGGGCACTCGCCGAGGCGTTCTTCGGGCGCGAGGTCGTCCAGCTCGACGTCGACCGCCTGGTGGCCGGGGTCGGCGGCATCCACTGCTCCACGATGCAGGGGCCGCTCCCGTAGCAGCGGCCCCGGCCCCACGTTCCGCGCCGCCCAGTTCGGGGATTCCCCTCCGACGCCGCGGCGAAGGCGAAGCTCCGGTCTGCTCTTCCGCGGCCGGGTCGTCGAGCAGCTGAACATCGACCGCATCGGCCTCGGCGGGGGCGGCATCCACTGCGTCACCCGACCGCAGCCGGTCCCGTAGTGGCGGCCCGGCCCGGCGGGTGCGCGCCGGGCCCGGGTCTACCGGCCGTTCGGAGCCCCCGAGGCGGTGGGGTGGATCCGGCCGCGGCAGGCCCAGGCGGTGGCCGCCGCGAGGAGCGCGGTGCCGCCGCCCAGCAGCATCACGGCGGTGGTCGACCCGTGGTCCACCACGGTGCCGCCCGCCAGGGCGCCGATCGACAGGGTCGCCTGGAAGGACGAGGTGAACACCACCCCGGCCGCCTCCGGTGCCTGCGGCGCCGCGGCGAGGAACCAGGTCAGCGAGCAGACCGGGACGGCGCCGTACGCCACCCCCCAGAGCACCAGGACGACGGCGGCGCCCGGACCGGAGCCGCCCAGGACCGGCAGCAGCAGGGTCGCGCCGGCGAGCAGGGCGGCGGCGCCGGCCAGCGCCGCTCCGGGGGCCCGGGCCGCCCGGTCACCGGCGAGGACGTTGCCGAGCAGCCCGGCCGCGCCGTAACCGAGCAGGAGCCCGGTGACCAGCCCCGGCCCCGCGTGGGTGACCTCCGCCAGGAACGGCGAGACGTAGGTGTAGCTGCCGAAGTGGGCCAGCACGATCAGGAAGGTCACCGCCAGGCCGCTGCGGGTGCCCCGCCCGGCGAGCAGCCCGCGCAGCAGGCCGAGACCCGTGCCGGCCCCCGGCGGGAGCGGCGGCAGCGAGACCAGGAGTGCGAGGAGCACCAGTACGGTCAGCGCGGCCATCGCGGCGAAGGCGGTGCGCCAGCCGGCCAGTGAGCCCAGCAGGACCCCGGCCGGCACGCCGATGACCGAGCCGAGCGGCACGGCGGTGAAGAACACGGTGTTCGCCCGGGCCTGCCGCTCCGGTGCGACGAGGCGCGGGGCGAGCCCCGACCCGATCGACCAGAAGGCGCCGATCACCAGGCCGAGCGCGACCCGGGCCGCCAGCACCGCCCAGTAGGCGGGGGCGAGCGCGTTGAGCAGGTCGGCGAGCGCCAGCAGCGCCAGCAGGCCGCAGAGCATGGTGCGGCGGTCGGCGCGCCGGGTGGTGACGGTGACCACCGGCGCGGCCACCGCGGCGACCAGGCCGGGCAGCGTCATCATCAGTCCGGCCGTGCCGTCGGAGATCCGGAAGGAGGCGCCGATCGGGGTGAGCAGGCCGATCGGCAGGATCTCGGTGGTGACGAGGGAGAAGACGCCGGCCGTCACGGCCAGGACGGCGGGCCAGCCGCCGGTCCTGGCGCGGGGGCGGGGCGGGGCGCCGGCGGGTGTGGGCGGGGCGGGTGCGGGCGGGGTGGGGAGAGCGGTGTCGGGCACGCCGGCGGTCCTGTCCGTGTGGGGTGGGTTCAGGTCGAAGTCCACCAGTCCGGCCGGGTGTCGCGCTGGCGTGAATCCGACGTGAACGTCCGGTCCGAGCGGCGTTCCACCGCCCGCGCCCTGGACGGATAGCTCTCACTGAGAGCTAAAATGGAGGCATGACCGCGGATGTCACGGACACCCCCGACACCGCCCTGGGCGACGAGTTCTCCACCCTCCTCGTCGGGATCCAGCGCCTGGTCCGACGACGGCTGCGGGAGGGCCTGACCGAGCCCCGGCTGCGCGGCGCGCAGGTCGAACTGCTGCGCCTGGTGGCCGACTCGCCGGGCCTGCGGGTCTCGGACGCGGCCGCGGAGCTCTGCCTGGCCGGCAACTCGGTCTCCACCCTGGTCAACCAACTGGTCGCGCTGGGCCTGCTGCGCCGCGAGGTGGACCCGGCCGACCGCCGGGCCGCCCTGCTCCACGTCACCGACGAGGCGGTCGAACGGCTCGCGGCCTGGCGGGCCCGGCGGTCGGCGCTGGTCGGCGAGGTGGTGGCGGGGCTGTCCGCCGAGGAGCGGACGGCGCTGGACGCCGCGCTGCCCGCGCTGCGCGGCGTCGCGGTGGGTCTGCGCGCCCGACCGGAGACGAGGCCGGAGACGACGAAGCCGGAGAAGCCGGAGAAGCCGGCGACGAAGGGGAGGGTGCGGCGATGACGTCGGGCGAGGACGAGGCGGTGGTCTGCCGCGGCCTGGAGTACTCCTTCCATCGCGGCCGGGGGAAGGACGGTGCCACCAAGGCGGTCGACGGGGTCGACCTGACGGTCCGCACCGGCGAGGTGTTCGGCCTGCTCGGCCCCAACGGCGCCGGCAAGACCACCACGATCCGGGCGATCACCACCCTGCTCCCGACGGCCGCCGGCATGGTCCGGGTCTTCGGCCACGACGCGGCCCGGCAGCGGACGCAGGTGCGCCGGCTGCTGGGCTACGTCCCGCAGCAGCTGTCCGCCGACGCGGGGCTGACCGGTCGCGAGAACGTCGCCCTGTTCGCCCGGGTCTTCGACGTGCCGAGGTCCGAGCGGTCCGAGCGGGTCGCCCAGGCGCTGGCCGCCGTCGACCTCACCGAGGCCGCCGACCGGATGGCCGGCACCTTCTCCGGAGGCATGGTGCGCCGGCTCGAACTCGCCCAGGCCCTGGTCAGTGCCCCGCGCCTGCTCGTCCTGGACGAGCCGACGATCGGCCTGGACCCGATCGCCCGGGCCGGCGTCTGGGAGCGCGTCGACGCGATCCGCCGGGCCACCGGGATGACCGTCCTGGTGACCACCCACTACATGGACGAGGCCGACCGGCACTGCGACCGGATCGCGCTGATGGACCGCGGCCGGATCCGCGCGCTCGGCACCCCGGGAGAGCTCAAGGACCGGGTCCGGGAACAGGACCCGCGGCAGTCCGAGCCCAGTCTGGACGACGTGTTCCGCCACTTCTCGGGCCGCGGCCTGGGCCGTGGCGAGGCCACGGAAGGAGACTTCAGCGATGTCCGCCGAACCCGTCGCACGGCCGGCCGTGTCGGCTGAACCCGCCGGCCCCGCCCCGGCCACCGACCTGCCCGACCTCGCTCTGCTGCTGGTCCCGCCGCGTGCCCGCACCGGGTGGCGGGTGGTGCCGGCCCGGGTGGCCGCGATGTGCGTGGTCGAACTGCAGAAGCTGCGCCACGACCGGACCGAGCTGTACACCCGGGCGGTCCAGCCGGCGCTCTGGCTGCTGATCTTCGGCGAGACCTTCACCCGGCTGAAGGCGATCCCGACCGGCGGGATCCCGTACCTGGACTTCCTGGCGCCCGGGATCATCGCCCAGTCGGCGATGTTCATCGCGATCTTCTACGGCATCATGATCATCTGGGAGCGGGACTCCGGCGTGCTCACCAAGCTGCTGGTCACCCCGACCCCGCGGGCCGCGCTGGTCACCGGGAAGGCCTTCGCCGCCGGGGTCAAGGCGGTGCTGCAGGCCGCGGTGGTGGTGGTGCTCGCGGCGGCGCTCGGGGTCGCGATGACCTGGAACCCGCTGCGGCTGCTCGGCGTCGTGGTCGCGGTGGTGCTCGGGTCGGCCTTCTTCTCGTGCCTGTCGATGGCCATCGCCGGCCTCGTGCTCACCCGGGACCGGCTGATGGGCATCGGCCAGGCGATCACCATGCCGCTGTTCTTCGCCTCGAACGCGCTCTACCCGGTGGACCTGATGCCCGGCTGGCTGCAGGCGGTCAGCCGGGCCAACCCGCTCAGCTACCAGGTCGACGCGCTGCGGGGGCTCCTCATCGGCACCCCCGCGCACCTTCCGCTGGACTTCGCGGTGCTGACGCTGGCCTCGGGGCTCGGCATCGCGGCGGCCTCCGGGCTGCTGGGGCGGCTCGCGCGGTAGCGACCGGGCCGCGTCGGTGGCCGGGTGTGCCACGACGCCGCTGGACCGGACCGGGTGGTCGGGTGCAGCGGCGTTGTCGTGCCCGGGTGGGCGGGTGTGGCGGGTGGTGCTGGGGGTGTTACTTGGTGAGGCCGGCCTTGACGGAGCAGACGGGCCAGGCGCCGGGGCCCTGGGCGGCGAGGACCTTCTCGCCGATGGCGATCTGCTGGGCCTTGGTGGCCTGGTGGGCCTGGGGGGCGTAGGTGGTGCCGCCGAAGGCTGCCCAGGTGCTGGAGGTGAACTGGAGGCCGCCGTAGAAGCCGTTGCCGGAGTTGATGGCCCAGTTGCCGGTGGCTTCGCAGGCGGCGACCTTGTCCCAGACGTTGGCGGGGGCGGCGGAGGCGGTGTTGGCCGTGACGAGGCCGGCCACGGGCAGGGCGGTGAGGGCGCCGGCCATGAGTGCCGTGCGGACGCGGTTGCGGCGCTTGGTGGCGGTGGTGGTGGCGGCGGTGGTCTCGTTACGGAGGGTCATGCGGGTCCTTTCGGGGGGTGGGTGCGAGCGTGCGGAACCAGGCCCTGGGTGGGGTGGTTTCGTGTCGCGGGGGGTGGGGGCACCGGGTGCGGTGCGGGGTGGTGGGCCCTGCGGTGCGTGGTGGTCGGTGCAACGGGTTCGAAGTTACGGGGGTGGGGTGGGGGGTTTCAAGGATTCGTAGGTTTGGGCTGGTGGGTGGGTGGTTACCGGGGGTATGGATCTAGGGATTGGGCTGTTTTGAAGGTGTTTGCCCCGTTTTTCAAGATCGTTTGGGGGGTGGGAGTGGTCCGGGCCACAGGTTTGGGGGTGTGAGGCCGGGCACATCGTCGACGGTGGGTGACGGGGTGTCGGCGGGGGGTGCGGATCGTGGGGGGTGGGGGTCCGGGGTCGGGTGGCGCGCACCACAGCCCTCACCCGACGCCCGGAGGGCCACTACCCACGGTGACGATTTCGGGCCCCGAAACGGCGGGGCGCCCGGTCCCGCGCCGGTACCCCGGTCAGTTCGCGGCGTCCCGGACGTCGTCCGCCGGCGCCGCCTCCGGGCTCCGGTCGGCCCGCAGCCGCGATCCGGAGCAGCTAGCGGAGCGGCGCCCCGAACGCGGCTGGGAGCGGATCGACGACCGACGGGCGCCGGCCCACCCCCGTGGGACCGGCACCCGCCGCGTCGTCAGCCCGCCGGCCGGCCGGCGGAGCGCCGCAGGTGTTCGGCGAGGGCGAGGAAGACGAAGAAGTTCGGGATCGTGCTCACGGCGGCGTGGGTCAGGGCCCGCCACCGGCCGGCGACCCTGAGCTTGACGAAGCCGTCGAAGACCTTGATCTCCTGGATCTCCTGCCACTGCGCGGACTCGCGGGCCGAGCCGACGGCGTCCACGGTCAGCCAGAGCCGGCCGAACTCCAGTCGCCCGCCCGAGTCCAGGGCGGCGACCGCCCCGGGGAGCTGGGCCCGGGTGACGGCCTGCTGGAGCGCCGGCCCCCACTCCCGCGGGTTGCTGAATCCGCCCTTCTCGGCGACCTCGCCCGACCCGTCCGCCCGGCCGCGCAGCACGACCTCCGCGCCGTCCACGTCGGTGAGCGTGTACTCGTAGGACGTGTAGCCGCCGACGCCGGTGTGCCGGACGGTGTTCTGGAGGACGGACGTGCTCTCGTAGCGGACGGCGTGGACTCGGCCCTTCACCACGGCGGTGAGACCGCGCTCGTGGAGGTCGAGCCGGACGCCCTGGTTCTTCGCCGTCGTGGACCGTTCCTTCCAGATGCCCAGCGGGACCAGCAGCAGCAGTCCGAGCGGGATGACCGCCAGCGCCGCCGCCTCGGTGAGCGAGAGCACCAGCGCCAGCCCCCCGAAGACCACCGCCCCGGTCACCGCGCAGCCGAGCGAACTCGCCTGCGACCGGGTGCCCGGGTAGACCGCCACCCGGTCACCCAGCCGGTTGCGGACCGCCGCCTCGTCGATCAGCGTCAGAAGCTCGCTCCGGCCGTCCGCGAGGCCGTCCTGCCCGGTCATGCGCTGTCCTCTGCCTCGTGTTCGGGGTGTTCGTCGCGTCCGTGGTGTTCGCGGTGACCGGGCGGGCCCGTCCCGGCGGTGCGGGCCCACCGGTCGGCCGGGGCTCAGCCCGCCCGGTCGAAGGCGGCCTGGAGCCGGGGGACGTAGTCGGCGAGCGCCGGCGCCCAGCAGCCGTAGTTGTGGCCGCCGTCGCAGGTGGGCGACAGGGTCGAGCCGTCGCCGTAGTCGACGTAGCGGCTGGCGATGCCGAGCTGGTTCAGCCGGGTCCGGACGGTGTCGGTGGCGATCGCCGTGAAGTGGTCGATGGGCCCCCGGTCGCCGGTGTAGAGGGCGACGTCGGTGGCGGCCAGCTTGGCCAGGTTGGCGCCCGCGGCCGGGTTGACCTCGTTCCAGACGTGGTCGGCGCCGAAGACCGGGTAGGGCGAGCCGAAGATCGCGTCGCTGTCGACGTAGGGCCCGTAGCCGACGCACTGGCCGCTGCCGGAGGTGCTCACGGCGCACCACGCGCCCGGGAGGTTGAGTTCGGTGGCCAGGACCGTGGCGCGGATCTCGGTCATGCCGAGGTCGATGCCGCCGGACAGCGAGGCGACGTGGCCGAACAGGTCGGGCCGGAACTCGGCGTAGCGCAGCGCGCCGTAGCCGCCCATCGACAGGCCGACGACGGCCCGGTGCGACCGGTCGCCGAGGGTGCGCAGGTTGGCGTCGATGAAGGGGACGACCTGGCTGGTGTGGAAGGTCTGCCAGTTGGCCGCGCCGAGCACGGTGTTCTGCATGACCCAGTCGGCGTACCAGCCCTTGAGGCCGCCGTCCGGGACGACGGTGATCATCGCGTCGGAGTGCAGGGCGGGCGCGGCCGCGACGTCGTCCACGGTGCCGGCCCCGCCGTGCAGGAAGTACGTCACCGGCCAGCGCCGGCCGGGGTCGGCGGCGTAGCCCCGGGGGAGGAGGATCCGGATCTTGTGCGTGCCGGAGAGCTGACCGGTGGTCACGGTCAGCGTGAAGTCGGTGTCCGAGTGCACGTCGGGGGCGCCGACCTGGGTCAGGCCGAACCCGTCGGTGAAGGTCGGCGGGGCCGGGTCGGCCGCGTGCGCGGGCGCACCGACGAGCAGCGCGGACACGGCCATCGCCGCGGCGACGACGGCCGCCCTGGCGTGCCGGCGCCAGGCGGGCGGGAAGGAGGTCATCGAAGGTCCTCTCGGGGTGGGTGCAGGGGGGAGCGGGCCCCGCGGCCGGGCGACGGACGGGGGCGGGGCGCGGTGCTACAGCGCGCAGTAGGCGTCGACCGTCGCCTTGCCGGTGTCCTGCTGGCCCTTCGTCCCGGCGAGCAGGTGGAACTCGTTGTTGGCGCGCGCGACCTGCTTGGCGCCGTCGTCGCTGGTGTACCAGTCGCTGAAGTAGCCCAGTACGGCGCCGTTGTGGCTCCAGGCCCACTGGCCGCACGGCAGCTGCACGTGGATGATGCCCAGGCCGTAGCCCACGGTGCCGTCGGCGGTCACCGGGACGGTGGTCTTGAGCTCGGCCTCCTGCGCGGGTGCCAGGAGCCGGCCGGTGACCAGGGCCCGGGAGAAGGCCGTCAGGTCGTCCAGGGTCGACACGATCGCCCCGGCGGGCCCGAAGGTCTGGACGTCGGAGACGGTGACGTCCCTGATGCCGATGCCGATCACCGGGTACTCGTAGCCGTGCAGGTGGTTGCCGGAGATGGTCGGATCGCTGGTCGGGAAGGTCGTGTCGGCGAGGCCGAGCGGTTCGATGATCCGCTGCCGGATCTCGGTGGCGGCGTCGTTGCCGGTGACGGCCTTGATCACCATGCCGGCCAGGACGTAGTTGGTGTTGGAGTAGCTCCACTGCCCGCCCGGAGTGCCGGTGGGCCGGTGCTGGGCGAGGCCGAGGTTCA of the Kitasatospora sp. NBC_01246 genome contains:
- a CDS encoding MFS transporter, with the protein product MPDTALPTPPAPAPPTPAGAPPRPRARTGGWPAVLAVTAGVFSLVTTEILPIGLLTPIGASFRISDGTAGLMMTLPGLVAAVAAPVVTVTTRRADRRTMLCGLLALLALADLLNALAPAYWAVLAARVALGLVIGAFWSIGSGLAPRLVAPERQARANTVFFTAVPLGSVIGVPAGVLLGSLAGWRTAFAAMAALTVLVLLALLVSLPPLPPGAGTGLGLLRGLLAGRGTRSGLAVTFLIVLAHFGSYTYVSPFLAEVTHAGPGLVTGLLLGYGAAGLLGNVLAGDRAARAPGAALAGAAALLAGATLLLPVLGGSGPGAAVVLVLWGVAYGAVPVCSLTWFLAAAPQAPEAAGVVFTSSFQATLSIGALAGGTVVDHGSTTAVMLLGGGTALLAAATAWACRGRIHPTASGAPNGR
- a CDS encoding MarR family winged helix-turn-helix transcriptional regulator, whose translation is MTADVTDTPDTALGDEFSTLLVGIQRLVRRRLREGLTEPRLRGAQVELLRLVADSPGLRVSDAAAELCLAGNSVSTLVNQLVALGLLRREVDPADRRAALLHVTDEAVERLAAWRARRSALVGEVVAGLSAEERTALDAALPALRGVAVGLRARPETRPETTKPEKPEKPATKGRVRR
- a CDS encoding ATP-binding cassette domain-containing protein, with the translated sequence MTSGEDEAVVCRGLEYSFHRGRGKDGATKAVDGVDLTVRTGEVFGLLGPNGAGKTTTIRAITTLLPTAAGMVRVFGHDAARQRTQVRRLLGYVPQQLSADAGLTGRENVALFARVFDVPRSERSERVAQALAAVDLTEAADRMAGTFSGGMVRRLELAQALVSAPRLLVLDEPTIGLDPIARAGVWERVDAIRRATGMTVLVTTHYMDEADRHCDRIALMDRGRIRALGTPGELKDRVREQDPRQSEPSLDDVFRHFSGRGLGRGEATEGDFSDVRRTRRTAGRVG
- a CDS encoding ABC transporter permease — its product is MSAEPVARPAVSAEPAGPAPATDLPDLALLLVPPRARTGWRVVPARVAAMCVVELQKLRHDRTELYTRAVQPALWLLIFGETFTRLKAIPTGGIPYLDFLAPGIIAQSAMFIAIFYGIMIIWERDSGVLTKLLVTPTPRAALVTGKAFAAGVKAVLQAAVVVVLAAALGVAMTWNPLRLLGVVVAVVLGSAFFSCLSMAIAGLVLTRDRLMGIGQAITMPLFFASNALYPVDLMPGWLQAVSRANPLSYQVDALRGLLIGTPAHLPLDFAVLTLASGLGIAAASGLLGRLAR
- a CDS encoding transglycosylase family protein; translation: MTLRNETTAATTTATKRRNRVRTALMAGALTALPVAGLVTANTASAAPANVWDKVAACEATGNWAINSGNGFYGGLQFTSSTWAAFGGTTYAPQAHQATKAQQIAIGEKVLAAQGPGAWPVCSVKAGLTK
- a CDS encoding DUF6585 family protein, whose product is MTGQDGLADGRSELLTLIDEAAVRNRLGDRVAVYPGTRSQASSLGCAVTGAVVFGGLALVLSLTEAAALAVIPLGLLLLVPLGIWKERSTTAKNQGVRLDLHERGLTAVVKGRVHAVRYESTSVLQNTVRHTGVGGYTSYEYTLTDVDGAEVVLRGRADGSGEVAEKGGFSNPREWGPALQQAVTRAQLPGAVAALDSGGRLEFGRLWLTVDAVGSARESAQWQEIQEIKVFDGFVKLRVAGRWRALTHAAVSTIPNFFVFLALAEHLRRSAGRPAG
- a CDS encoding alpha/beta hydrolase — its product is MTSFPPAWRRHARAAVVAAAMAVSALLVGAPAHAADPAPPTFTDGFGLTQVGAPDVHSDTDFTLTVTTGQLSGTHKIRILLPRGYAADPGRRWPVTYFLHGGAGTVDDVAAAPALHSDAMITVVPDGGLKGWYADWVMQNTVLGAANWQTFHTSQVVPFIDANLRTLGDRSHRAVVGLSMGGYGALRYAEFRPDLFGHVASLSGGIDLGMTEIRATVLATELNLPGAWCAVSTSGSGQCVGYGPYVDSDAIFGSPYPVFGADHVWNEVNPAAGANLAKLAATDVALYTGDRGPIDHFTAIATDTVRTRLNQLGIASRYVDYGDGSTLSPTCDGGHNYGCWAPALADYVPRLQAAFDRAG